Proteins from a single region of Bdellovibrio bacteriovorus HD100:
- the scpB gene encoding SMC-Scp complex subunit ScpB, giving the protein MSEEKDDLINEEMNHAEESEGFETEADVETDELSADGIESDASVFLQEEEESEGFLPEVSDDEVDALEATAEEDEVSVDGTELDGFDSAEIEEVEFVEEERLESIVESVLFASDRPVSLASLKLLFKGTNIRGDKIRRALDQLAVEYAGGRRGVTLEEVPGGYQLRTKIDNMEFLKRTLKARQFKLSGPALEVLSIVAYKQPTVKAEVDEIRGVESGHLLRALMEKNLVCFEGKSELPGRPMQYGTTRKFLEIFGLRSLKELPTLSQIDELLPDGIDEQQAEEKPTLSTITDSMSETYIGSYSQGEEELMKIQEQLEDIATSSNFFEEEKRRQAEKRDQERAQNIRDALAFGEPVSTRDQNWLTKYDEALAAGTTLVAMAAEKKAAALENMKKPAVTAENGEEISEEGSEETLEASMDESESESLDESTDGDDSELEEAVVAFDNDEDLDEASDDQLFADSDDESSEEEELPFLGEADDIDEEGEASV; this is encoded by the coding sequence ATGTCTGAAGAAAAAGACGATTTGATCAACGAAGAAATGAATCACGCTGAAGAATCTGAAGGCTTCGAAACTGAAGCTGACGTTGAAACTGACGAGCTTTCCGCCGATGGCATTGAGTCCGACGCCTCTGTATTCCTGCAGGAAGAAGAGGAATCGGAAGGTTTCCTTCCGGAAGTGTCTGATGATGAAGTGGACGCCCTGGAGGCCACTGCAGAAGAAGACGAAGTGTCTGTCGACGGCACGGAGCTTGACGGTTTTGATTCCGCTGAAATTGAAGAAGTGGAATTCGTCGAGGAAGAGCGCCTTGAAAGCATCGTGGAAAGCGTGCTGTTTGCTTCAGACAGACCTGTAAGTCTGGCTTCTTTGAAACTACTGTTCAAAGGGACCAACATCCGTGGTGACAAGATCCGCCGCGCCCTGGATCAGCTGGCCGTTGAATACGCTGGCGGCCGTCGTGGTGTGACCCTGGAAGAAGTTCCGGGTGGATACCAGCTGCGCACTAAAATTGACAATATGGAATTCCTGAAGCGCACATTGAAAGCGCGTCAGTTCAAACTTTCCGGCCCGGCTTTGGAAGTTCTTTCCATCGTGGCCTATAAACAGCCGACCGTGAAAGCGGAAGTGGACGAAATCCGCGGCGTTGAATCCGGTCACTTGCTGCGTGCTTTGATGGAGAAAAATCTGGTTTGCTTCGAAGGTAAATCTGAACTTCCAGGCCGTCCTATGCAGTACGGCACCACCAGAAAGTTCCTGGAGATCTTTGGTCTGAGAAGCTTGAAAGAGCTTCCAACCCTGTCCCAGATTGATGAGCTTCTGCCGGATGGTATTGATGAACAGCAGGCGGAAGAAAAACCGACTCTTTCCACCATCACCGATAGCATGTCTGAAACTTACATTGGTTCTTACTCTCAAGGAGAGGAAGAGCTGATGAAGATCCAGGAACAGCTGGAGGACATCGCGACTTCTTCCAACTTCTTTGAGGAAGAAAAGCGCCGTCAGGCTGAAAAACGTGATCAGGAACGCGCTCAGAACATCCGTGATGCTTTGGCATTCGGCGAGCCGGTTTCCACTCGTGATCAAAACTGGCTGACGAAGTACGATGAGGCTTTGGCTGCGGGAACCACTTTGGTGGCCATGGCAGCTGAAAAGAAAGCCGCTGCTTTGGAAAACATGAAAAAGCCGGCAGTGACTGCTGAAAACGGCGAAGAAATCTCTGAGGAAGGATCTGAAGAGACTTTGGAAGCTTCCATGGACGAATCCGAGAGTGAATCTCTGGACGAATCCACCGACGGGGATGATTCCGAGCTGGAAGAAGCTGTCGTAGCATTTGATAACGACGAAGATCTGGATGAGGCTTCAGACGATCAATTATTCGCTGACTCTGATGATGAATCTTCCGAAGAAGAAGAGTTGCCATTCCTGGGTGAGGCGGACGACATTGATGAAGAAGGTGAAGCTTCTGTTTAA
- a CDS encoding ribonucleotide-diphosphate reductase subunit beta — MILDPGFDLTLRPMKYPIFYEMYKNGIKNTWTVDEVDFSTDLVDLHSKMTESEKHLIRRLVAFFATGDSIVGNNLVLNLYKHVNSPEGRMYLSRQLYEEALHVQFYLTLLDNYIPNPDERAEAFAAVENIPSIKKKADFCYKWIDSINELTELNTIEDRRRFLMNLICFATCVEGLFFYAAFAYVYFLRSKGLLAGLASGTNWVFRDESMHMAFAIEVVKTARKEEPELFNQQMEDMVVQMLEDAIECEMEFAHDVLNLGVAGLSAKDMRQYLEYCADQRLESLNIAPRYNVKNPFIFMELQDMQELANFFERRVSAYQTGVSGAVAFDEAF; from the coding sequence ATGATTTTGGATCCTGGCTTTGACCTGACTTTGCGCCCGATGAAATACCCGATTTTCTACGAAATGTACAAAAACGGGATCAAGAACACCTGGACTGTGGACGAAGTTGATTTCTCTACAGACCTTGTGGACCTGCACTCCAAAATGACTGAATCAGAAAAACATCTGATCCGTCGTTTGGTGGCTTTCTTCGCAACGGGTGACTCTATCGTGGGTAACAACCTGGTGTTGAACCTCTACAAGCACGTGAACTCTCCAGAGGGTCGCATGTACTTGTCCCGTCAGCTTTATGAAGAAGCTTTGCACGTTCAGTTCTATCTGACACTTTTGGATAACTACATTCCAAATCCAGATGAGCGCGCGGAAGCTTTCGCAGCTGTTGAAAACATTCCGTCCATCAAAAAGAAAGCCGACTTCTGCTACAAGTGGATTGATTCCATCAACGAACTGACAGAGCTGAACACGATCGAAGATCGTCGCCGCTTCCTGATGAATCTGATCTGCTTCGCAACTTGCGTTGAAGGTCTGTTCTTCTATGCAGCCTTCGCCTACGTTTACTTCCTGCGCTCCAAAGGTCTTTTGGCTGGTTTGGCGTCTGGTACCAACTGGGTCTTCCGTGATGAGTCCATGCACATGGCCTTCGCGATCGAAGTTGTTAAAACAGCTCGCAAAGAAGAGCCAGAATTGTTCAACCAGCAAATGGAAGACATGGTTGTGCAAATGCTTGAAGACGCCATCGAATGCGAGATGGAGTTTGCTCACGACGTACTGAACCTGGGTGTTGCCGGCCTGTCTGCGAAAGACATGAGACAATATCTTGAGTACTGCGCTGATCAACGCCTTGAAAGCCTGAACATTGCTCCACGCTACAACGTGAAGAATCCGTTCATCTTCATGGAACTTCAGGACATGCAAGAACTTGCCAACTTCTTCGAAAGACGCGTTTCCGCATACCAAACAGGCGTATCCGGCGCAGTTGCCTTCGACGAAGCGTTTTAG
- a CDS encoding HTTM domain-containing protein, whose product MIKKLWAHWDQFWFAPQSLLGLASMRVMLCATLLYMNLTRFYNLEFYTDSSWIPRSRALEVMPELGRPLFLWTFWPDSMNFVMNLVLVVLLALLTVGIGGRWLMWIAWIINAGFLQRNYAVNFGADVIGALFLFYMSFTQSCERLSVVNLVRRKKTFQLSDTVSSMMIRMMQVQISVIYAYTGWEKLKGGSWWDGTALWSVLANPQMTTMDFSFLRHFPWVIPVIGYVTILFEIYFPAMVAWPKTRYLCLLLGLSFHAGIGVFMGLIPFATVMVSTYFLFLDPQLLEKTLEKTRSVVRL is encoded by the coding sequence ATGATTAAAAAGCTCTGGGCTCATTGGGATCAGTTCTGGTTTGCACCGCAAAGTCTGCTGGGGCTTGCCTCTATGCGGGTCATGTTGTGTGCGACTCTGCTGTATATGAATCTGACCCGTTTCTATAATTTGGAATTTTACACCGATTCCAGCTGGATTCCGCGCAGTCGTGCGCTGGAAGTGATGCCGGAACTGGGGCGGCCGTTGTTCTTGTGGACGTTCTGGCCGGACAGCATGAACTTTGTCATGAATCTGGTGTTGGTGGTGCTGTTGGCGCTGCTGACTGTGGGGATTGGCGGCCGCTGGTTGATGTGGATTGCCTGGATCATCAATGCCGGTTTCCTGCAAAGAAACTACGCTGTGAACTTTGGTGCGGATGTGATCGGGGCTTTGTTCCTGTTTTATATGTCCTTCACGCAAAGCTGCGAACGTTTGAGTGTCGTGAATCTGGTGCGCAGAAAAAAGACGTTCCAACTCAGCGACACGGTCAGCTCGATGATGATTCGCATGATGCAGGTTCAGATTTCTGTGATCTATGCTTACACCGGGTGGGAAAAACTCAAAGGTGGCAGCTGGTGGGACGGAACCGCTTTGTGGAGTGTTCTGGCAAATCCCCAGATGACCACGATGGACTTTTCCTTCCTGCGCCACTTCCCGTGGGTGATCCCGGTGATTGGTTATGTGACGATTCTGTTTGAGATTTATTTCCCGGCGATGGTGGCCTGGCCCAAGACTCGTTACCTGTGTTTGTTGTTGGGACTTTCGTTCCACGCGGGGATCGGTGTGTTTATGGGGTTGATCCCTTTTGCCACGGTGATGGTGTCCACGTACTTCCTGTTCCTGGATCCGCAGCTTCTGGAAAAGACGCTTGAGAAAACCCGCTCTGTGGTGCGCCTTTAA
- a CDS encoding TlpA disulfide reductase family protein — MNKALIGKIVNGLLVVAVLWVLINRLPGVIENFRKQNQPAPSFAVPLLDGTLFESEETGKALVVVFWATWCGPCEVELSRLQKLIDDKVIPADSVLAVSSLEDRHLVQKTVDQRRYSFLVGVDISGQVAGLYGVRATPTTALLDKNHQLTWITTGLSPLLEVKIRGLFK; from the coding sequence ATGAACAAAGCCCTGATTGGAAAAATCGTAAATGGACTGCTGGTTGTGGCAGTCTTGTGGGTTCTGATCAATCGCCTTCCGGGTGTCATTGAAAACTTCAGAAAACAAAATCAGCCTGCGCCGTCCTTTGCCGTGCCTTTGCTGGATGGAACCTTGTTTGAATCAGAAGAAACGGGGAAGGCTCTGGTGGTGGTTTTTTGGGCCACATGGTGCGGCCCTTGTGAAGTGGAGCTTTCTCGTCTGCAGAAGCTGATTGATGATAAAGTTATCCCGGCGGACTCGGTCCTGGCCGTTTCCAGCCTGGAGGATCGCCATCTTGTTCAGAAAACCGTGGATCAGCGGCGTTATAGTTTCCTGGTTGGGGTGGATATCAGCGGTCAGGTGGCCGGTCTTTATGGAGTTCGCGCCACGCCGACGACGGCTTTGCTGGATAAGAATCATCAGTTAACCTGGATCACGACAGGGTTGAGTCCGTTGTTGGAAGTGAAAATCCGGGGGCTTTTTAAGTAA